DNA sequence from the Cupriavidus oxalaticus genome:
GCAATTGTTCCGACCCGATTCGTCTCAGCATGAGATGTCCCCCGGACGTTGGTTTTCTTCTTGCCGGAATGACTATCGGCAAGCCGGCGCCAGACTTGAGGGCTGGTTTTGCCTGCCGGAGCCGCGCCGGCCGCCCTTGTCAAGGGGCGGCCAAATGCCCGGACGGCGTCGTCAGGCATTCCGGGCGGGCCCGGCGGCGGCGCTACAATGGCGCGCCCAGTGCTTACCAGACGCCAGCCAGTCGCACCCGTTCAACCATGTCCGGAACGTACACGCTAGTCGGCATCGCCCGTGCCAAGTCCCATCGCCGCGAGGCGCTGGTGTCCCAGCTCACCACCCTGCAAACGCGCGGGCTGAAGGAGCCCGGCTGCCTGGACTACCACGTCGGGCAGGATGCCGAGGATGCGCGGGTCTTCGTGATCTACATGGTCTGGGACTCGAAAGGCGCGCTGGAATCGCACCTGAACCGGCCGTACATGCGCGATTTCCATGCGTCGCGGCAGGAATTCGTCGAGGGCGATTTCAGTTTCCGCTGGCTGAACGCCGCCTGACGGCGCCTCATACCCCCTGTCGCGTCTTGCGCCCAGGGCGCCAGGCGTCAGGCACGCCACTTCCA
Encoded proteins:
- a CDS encoding putative quinol monooxygenase gives rise to the protein MSGTYTLVGIARAKSHRREALVSQLTTLQTRGLKEPGCLDYHVGQDAEDARVFVIYMVWDSKGALESHLNRPYMRDFHASRQEFVEGDFSFRWLNAA